The following proteins are co-located in the Patescibacteria group bacterium genome:
- a CDS encoding ABC-F family ATP-binding cassette domain-containing protein, which yields MNRPLLEVKNLHKTYGKQVVLDDLSFVVSEGQKIALIGRNGAGKSTLLNILIGKEESDKGEVVILPWTRVGVVAQHEVLPEDMTTEQFLEARGGKPQWEIRKLAAKFGLGERELNLPPSKLSGGYQMRVKIVAMLLAEPNLLLLDEPVNYLDLSTLLLLERFLAEYEGSFIVTAHDREFLQNTCTDTFEIERAELTTYPGAVEEYFAWKEEQKEFQLRTNKRLKREIAHHQDFVDRFRFKASQASRAQSKIKHIAKLRHQIAAVHGALATSRIVIPTPHVVPGTAVRADKLSVGYGDKVIASDITFEFKRGEKIVIAGENGKGKSTLLKTLAGKLEPLAGSYKWFYKADIGYYDQKTDASLIPQETILAYLTKMAPVMTSGERILMMAGNFLFRNDDLEKTCSVLSGGERARLCLAGILLREHNVLILDEPTNHLDVETAEALALALKEYGGTVIFVSHARTFVNALADQIYEIRGGTLRHYIGTYEEYVDDLAELADASVAEVTTKKDNSAARIEANALQKEERKRQDKLKQKLAGLEKERSEILAYFFENPTDYAPAKATRLKEIDEEIEKIIRQSPTPGGA from the coding sequence ATGAACCGGCCCTTGCTCGAGGTGAAAAATTTGCACAAGACGTACGGCAAGCAGGTTGTCCTTGATGACCTATCTTTTGTGGTATCTGAAGGACAGAAGATTGCCCTTATTGGCCGGAACGGGGCGGGGAAGTCGACGCTTTTGAATATCCTTATTGGTAAAGAAGAATCTGATAAGGGCGAAGTAGTCATTTTGCCGTGGACGCGCGTTGGCGTGGTTGCTCAGCACGAAGTGCTGCCGGAGGACATGACCACTGAGCAATTCCTTGAGGCTCGCGGCGGGAAGCCACAGTGGGAAATAAGAAAACTTGCAGCGAAGTTTGGTTTGGGCGAAAGGGAGCTCAATCTTCCGCCATCGAAACTCTCTGGCGGTTATCAAATGCGCGTGAAAATTGTCGCCATGTTACTTGCCGAGCCGAATCTCTTGCTCCTCGACGAGCCGGTGAACTATCTCGACTTGTCGACCTTGCTTCTCCTTGAAAGATTCCTCGCTGAGTACGAGGGAAGTTTTATCGTGACGGCGCACGATCGAGAATTCCTCCAGAATACCTGTACGGATACTTTTGAAATTGAACGCGCCGAGCTGACCACATATCCTGGAGCTGTTGAAGAATACTTTGCGTGGAAAGAAGAACAAAAAGAATTTCAGTTAAGAACAAATAAAAGGTTGAAGCGGGAAATCGCACATCACCAGGATTTCGTCGATCGATTCAGATTCAAAGCGAGCCAGGCCTCGAGAGCTCAAAGTAAGATTAAGCACATCGCAAAACTGCGTCATCAAATTGCCGCTGTTCACGGCGCGTTGGCTACTTCGAGGATTGTCATTCCGACACCGCACGTTGTTCCCGGTACTGCTGTTCGAGCCGATAAACTTTCGGTTGGCTACGGCGACAAAGTGATTGCGAGTGATATCACTTTCGAGTTCAAGCGCGGTGAGAAGATCGTTATCGCCGGAGAAAATGGAAAGGGTAAGTCGACGTTGCTCAAAACCCTCGCAGGTAAACTCGAACCGCTTGCTGGGTCATATAAGTGGTTCTATAAAGCGGACATCGGGTATTACGACCAGAAAACGGATGCCTCGTTGATTCCTCAAGAGACGATTCTCGCCTATTTGACGAAGATGGCGCCAGTCATGACTTCTGGCGAACGAATCCTGATGATGGCGGGGAACTTCTTATTTAGAAATGATGACCTGGAGAAAACTTGCAGCGTTCTGTCCGGTGGCGAACGGGCTCGGCTGTGTTTGGCCGGCATTTTGCTGCGCGAGCATAACGTCCTCATTCTCGACGAGCCGACTAACCATTTGGATGTTGAAACCGCCGAAGCTCTGGCCCTCGCCCTTAAGGAGTACGGAGGCACGGTTATCTTTGTGTCCCATGCTCGAACTTTCGTGAATGCGTTGGCTGATCAAATCTACGAGATTCGAGGAGGCACATTGAGGCATTACATTGGGACGTATGAGGAGTACGTGGATGATCTAGCAGAGCTAGCTGATGCTTCAGTAGCCGAGGTGACGACGAAGAAAGACAACTCTGCCGCCCGCATTGAAGCCAACGCTTTACAGAAAGAAGAACGCAAGCGTCAGGACAAATTAAAACAAAAACTCGCTGGCTTGGAAAAAGAGCGAAGCGAGATTTTGGCGTACTTTTTTGAGAATCCGACGGACTACGCACCGGCCAAAGCTACAAGGCTCAAGGAGATTGATGAGGAGATCGAGAAAATCATTCGACAGTCCCCGACACCAGGAGGGGCCTAG
- a CDS encoding cupin domain-containing protein, with translation MRIVQKSQVQQHSNNENCVVFGYPSDDKEMNGAVAEITGRYPSQGRVTNLKCKEMGYVIKGSGKVVVEGVEVPLNEGDLVVIEPGEKYHWEGTLTVFLPCTPAWYPEQHRQVN, from the coding sequence ATGCGGATCGTTCAAAAATCTCAAGTACAACAGCATAGCAACAACGAAAACTGCGTTGTCTTTGGATACCCTTCAGATGACAAGGAAATGAACGGCGCGGTGGCGGAAATTACTGGAAGATACCCGTCACAAGGCAGAGTAACAAACCTCAAATGTAAAGAGATGGGTTATGTCATCAAGGGCTCGGGGAAAGTAGTCGTCGAGGGAGTCGAAGTTCCGCTTAACGAAGGCGACCTCGTCGTCATTGAGCCTGGAGAAAAGTACCACTGGGAAGGAACGCTTACGGTATTCCTTCCCTGCACGCCGGCGTGGTATCCGGAGCAACATAGGCAGGTCAATTAA
- a CDS encoding SEC-C domain-containing protein produces the protein MDTGDQEREARMKRTDHFVENHQKFATYLERYPVVIPQEIVDREQELQQKADSATEFEEWKSALEEIRQHTGPYQRLYRLRLNPGSSKSEIGKLEEELSDCFCGSGKKFKECHGV, from the coding sequence ATGGATACCGGCGACCAAGAACGGGAAGCTCGAATGAAGCGTACGGATCACTTCGTGGAGAATCACCAGAAGTTTGCCACCTACCTAGAAAGATATCCCGTAGTCATTCCACAAGAAATTGTCGACCGCGAACAAGAACTGCAGCAAAAGGCCGACTCTGCCACCGAATTTGAAGAATGGAAGTCAGCCCTCGAAGAAATCAGACAACACACCGGCCCCTACCAGCGCCTTTACCGTCTCCGTCTCAATCCAGGGAGTTCAAAAAGCGAAATCGGTAAACTGGAAGAGGAACTTTCTGACTGCTTCTGCGGCAGCGGAAAAAAGTTTAAAGAGTGCCATGGTGTGTAG
- a CDS encoding NUDIX hydrolase: MKIPASAKRVFKGVIFDVYQWEQEMFDGSMATFERLKRPATIQVIPVMGDKIILAREQQPLAEEKYSFIGGRQEEGETDLETAKRELLEETGLASDDWELLWTYDSFGKMEWKMCVFIARNCKKVAEQKLDPGEKIYPEEYTFDEFVEKVRSSTFLEKESSNLVYRMKAEGNIEELRKVLFK, translated from the coding sequence ATGAAAATTCCCGCTTCAGCAAAACGAGTATTTAAAGGTGTTATTTTTGACGTATACCAATGGGAGCAAGAAATGTTCGATGGCTCAATGGCAACATTTGAGCGACTAAAGCGGCCCGCAACTATTCAAGTCATTCCCGTTATGGGAGATAAAATCATTCTCGCACGCGAACAGCAGCCACTTGCCGAGGAAAAATATTCTTTCATTGGTGGGCGACAAGAGGAAGGAGAAACGGATCTGGAAACCGCAAAACGAGAGCTCCTGGAAGAGACGGGCTTAGCATCTGACGACTGGGAACTTCTTTGGACCTATGATTCGTTCGGCAAAATGGAGTGGAAGATGTGCGTGTTCATTGCCCGGAACTGCAAAAAGGTCGCCGAACAAAAACTCGACCCCGGAGAGAAAATCTATCCGGAAGAGTACACATTTGATGAATTCGTCGAAAAGGTTCGTTCCTCAACATTCCTTGAAAAAGAGAGTTCAAATCTGGTCTATCGAATGAAGGCCGAGGGAAATATCGAAGAACTCAGGAAGGTGCTATTTAAATAG
- a CDS encoding ASCH domain-containing protein, producing the protein MKTLKFAPNLVPLVLSGEKTSTWRLFDEKNLQVGDELIFIDKDTGKEFASARITAVREKRLGDITGEDEISEGHERFKDADDRLRAYKKYYGDQVTEDTMVKMLKFEPIK; encoded by the coding sequence ATGAAAACTCTCAAATTTGCCCCTAACCTCGTCCCACTCGTCCTTTCCGGCGAGAAGACGTCGACGTGGAGGTTGTTCGACGAGAAAAATCTCCAAGTAGGCGATGAATTGATATTCATCGATAAAGACACGGGCAAAGAATTCGCCAGTGCTCGTATCACGGCCGTACGCGAGAAAAGACTCGGCGATATTACGGGCGAAGACGAAATCTCCGAAGGACACGAACGCTTCAAAGACGCTGATGACCGACTGCGGGCGTACAAAAAGTATTACGGTGACCAAGTAACGGAGGATACGATGGTTAAGATGCTGAAATTCGAGCCCATAAAATAG